Proteins encoded in a region of the Ralstonia pseudosolanacearum genome:
- the scpB gene encoding SMC-Scp complex subunit ScpB has product MNTQEAKIVLETALICAQDPLRVSDLRKLFDEDVSADTVRVLLEELRQDWLDRGVELVALASGWRLQSRPEMRAYLDRLHPEKPPKYSRAVMETLAIIAYRQPVTRGDIEDIRGVTVNTQVIKQIEDRGWVEVIGHRDVPGRPALYATTKQFLDDLGLRSLDELPPLEDARAQAQASLLEQGAIEFEGGVASVEALAAMVDRASADVAPAEGAALSPAGDVAAPAGDAVPEVAEASTMALAVGQFGAQAVADAASPEVEPHAVVDVAATELPLARTEGELPPAAAESHTVPEGDRKAAAGNEHP; this is encoded by the coding sequence ATGAATACCCAAGAGGCGAAAATCGTCCTCGAGACCGCGCTGATCTGCGCGCAGGATCCGTTGCGAGTCAGCGACTTGCGCAAGCTGTTCGACGAAGACGTCTCGGCAGACACCGTCCGTGTGCTGCTTGAAGAGTTGCGCCAGGACTGGCTCGACCGCGGTGTGGAGTTGGTGGCGCTGGCTTCGGGCTGGCGCTTGCAGAGCCGGCCGGAAATGCGGGCCTATCTCGATCGCCTGCATCCGGAAAAGCCGCCCAAGTACTCGCGTGCGGTGATGGAGACGCTGGCCATCATCGCCTATCGCCAGCCCGTCACACGGGGCGATATCGAAGACATCCGCGGCGTGACGGTCAACACCCAGGTCATCAAGCAGATCGAGGACCGCGGCTGGGTCGAGGTGATCGGTCATCGCGACGTGCCCGGCCGCCCAGCGCTGTATGCCACGACCAAGCAGTTCCTCGACGATCTCGGTTTGCGCTCGCTCGACGAGCTGCCGCCGCTCGAAGACGCCCGGGCTCAGGCCCAGGCTAGCCTGCTGGAGCAGGGCGCGATCGAATTCGAGGGTGGCGTGGCTTCCGTCGAAGCGCTGGCCGCCATGGTCGATCGCGCGAGCGCCGACGTTGCCCCCGCGGAAGGGGCTGCATTGTCGCCGGCCGGCGATGTGGCCGCACCGGCAGGAGATGCTGTGCCGGAGGTTGCGGAAGCATCGACGATGGCTTTGGCCGTCGGGCAGTTCGGCGCACAAGCCGTGGCGGATGCGGCGTCGCCCGAGGTGGAGCCGCATGCGGTTGTCGATGTTGCCGCGACGGAGCTTCCGTTGGCTCGGACCGAAGGCGAGTTGCCGCCGGCCGCCGCCGAATCTCATACCGTGCCGGAAGGTGACCGCAAGGCGGCTGCCGGCAACGAACATCCATAA
- the rluB gene encoding 23S rRNA pseudouridine(2605) synthase RluB — MSADANAAAPRQDGAGEGAESSAPRRKGLRRGLRNLVAARRQQHEGRAEGEPAGEGAASAGEGAPAPRKARAPRSRKPKEANAAAGEVAVIPEAMSSSAEGRAPAAEASAERRGARGRFGKGRRQPEGQPAGDRAEGQGGNAGGGNGGRGKNARPNRGAKAQGKAAGQSRGKGGKGAEDVFQYVISGAYDADADVGGAPQSTKVRELTAEDDAPKLHKILADAGLGSRRDMEDLILQGRVSVNGLPAHIGQRILPTDQVRVNGKLIQRKLPNKAPRVLLYHKPAGEIVSQSDPEGRPTVFDSLPRMKTGKWVAVGRLDFNTEGLLIFTTSGDIANRFMHPRYGVEREYAVRTLGELPESDRQKLLHGIRLDDGEANFLSCVDGGGEGVNHWYHVALTEGRNREVRRMFEAVNLTVSRLIRTRYGSFVLPRGLKRGRWQEVSADDVRGLMGLLGLKVPSASVGGGQQGGQSGRQGNRRREAQPVLMGPMSSGFTGEATFQSRGQGIENGNRAMPAPRRQSNPRQPDPMQTSMGYINVGGPTTLTARTRMGGGGGGGGGGGGGRGLPGAGNGNSGGNGNGNRAPGNKRPAKGGGGLPNGNKARGGGKRGKR, encoded by the coding sequence ATGTCGGCCGATGCCAATGCAGCGGCGCCTCGCCAGGATGGCGCCGGAGAGGGCGCGGAATCGTCCGCGCCGCGTCGCAAGGGCCTGCGCCGCGGCCTGCGCAACCTGGTCGCCGCGCGGCGACAGCAACATGAGGGCCGCGCCGAAGGCGAGCCCGCAGGCGAGGGTGCGGCGAGCGCCGGCGAGGGCGCGCCAGCGCCGCGCAAGGCTCGCGCACCGCGCAGCCGCAAGCCGAAAGAGGCGAATGCCGCGGCGGGCGAGGTTGCGGTCATTCCGGAGGCGATGAGCTCGTCGGCGGAAGGGCGGGCGCCCGCGGCGGAGGCCTCGGCCGAGCGTCGGGGAGCGCGTGGCCGCTTCGGCAAGGGCCGCCGCCAGCCTGAAGGCCAGCCGGCTGGCGATCGCGCGGAAGGCCAGGGCGGCAATGCGGGTGGCGGCAACGGTGGCCGGGGCAAGAACGCCCGCCCGAACCGTGGCGCCAAGGCGCAAGGCAAGGCGGCCGGCCAGAGCCGGGGCAAGGGCGGCAAGGGTGCCGAGGACGTCTTCCAGTACGTGATTTCCGGCGCCTATGACGCTGACGCGGATGTGGGTGGCGCGCCGCAGTCGACCAAGGTGCGCGAACTGACGGCCGAGGACGACGCCCCGAAGCTGCACAAGATCCTCGCCGATGCAGGTCTGGGCTCGCGTCGCGACATGGAAGACCTGATCCTGCAGGGTCGTGTCTCCGTGAACGGCTTGCCGGCGCATATCGGCCAGCGCATCCTGCCGACCGACCAGGTGCGCGTCAACGGCAAGCTCATCCAGCGCAAGCTGCCGAACAAGGCGCCGCGCGTGCTGCTGTATCACAAGCCAGCCGGCGAGATCGTCAGCCAGTCCGATCCCGAGGGCCGTCCGACCGTGTTCGATTCCCTGCCGCGCATGAAGACCGGCAAGTGGGTTGCCGTGGGACGCCTGGACTTCAACACCGAAGGCTTGCTGATCTTCACCACGTCGGGTGATATCGCCAATCGGTTCATGCATCCGCGCTATGGCGTCGAACGCGAATACGCGGTGCGCACGCTGGGCGAGCTGCCGGAGTCCGACCGCCAGAAGCTGCTGCACGGCATCCGCCTGGATGACGGCGAAGCGAATTTTCTGAGCTGCGTGGATGGTGGCGGCGAGGGCGTCAATCACTGGTACCACGTCGCGCTGACCGAGGGTCGCAACCGCGAGGTTCGCCGCATGTTCGAGGCCGTCAACCTGACGGTGTCGCGCCTGATCCGCACGCGCTATGGCAGTTTCGTGCTGCCGCGCGGCCTCAAGCGCGGCCGCTGGCAGGAGGTGTCGGCCGACGACGTTCGGGGGCTGATGGGGTTGCTGGGCCTGAAGGTGCCTTCGGCGAGCGTCGGCGGCGGTCAGCAGGGTGGCCAGAGCGGCCGACAGGGCAACCGTCGCCGTGAGGCGCAGCCGGTGCTGATGGGGCCGATGTCGTCGGGCTTCACAGGCGAGGCGACGTTCCAGTCGCGCGGCCAGGGTATCGAAAACGGCAACCGTGCGATGCCGGCTCCGCGTCGCCAGTCCAATCCGCGTCAGCCGGACCCGATGCAGACCTCGATGGGCTACATCAACGTCGGCGGACCGACTACGCTGACTGCGCGGACCCGCATGGGTGGTGGTGGTGGTGGTGGTGGTGGTGGTGGTGGTGGCCGTGGCCTGCCGGGTGCCGGCAACGGCAATAGCGGTGGCAACGGCAATGGCAACCGCGCACCGGGCAACAAGCGTCCGGCCAAGGGCGGTGGCGGTTTGCCGAACGGCAACAAGGCGCGCGGCGGCGGCAAGCGCGGCAAACGCTGA